One window of Chloroflexus aggregans DSM 9485 genomic DNA carries:
- a CDS encoding dolichyl-phosphate beta-glucosyltransferase, whose protein sequence is MTTIDGPFLSIVIPAYNEERRLPSTLATIMAFLAHEPYTAEVIVVDDGSDDRTAEIAAATPGVTVLRCEHRGKGFAVRAGALAAQGSIILLCDADLAVPIEEWSRLRAAIEAGYPIAIGSREGLGASREGEPWYRHVMGRVFNWITQMIALRGINDTQCGFKALRRDVARDLFTRMRIYGDDAPVVRGPAVTAYDVELLFLARRRGYPIAEIPVIWRYGAETKVNPLRDSWRNLRDVLRVRLNDLCGRYNTTSAPVEEIAP, encoded by the coding sequence ATGACGACCATTGATGGTCCATTCCTGTCGATTGTTATTCCTGCCTACAACGAGGAGCGACGCCTACCATCTACCCTCGCAACCATCATGGCGTTTCTCGCCCACGAACCGTATACCGCCGAGGTGATCGTGGTTGATGATGGAAGCGACGACCGGACTGCTGAGATCGCAGCGGCAACTCCCGGCGTGACCGTGTTACGCTGCGAGCATCGGGGAAAAGGTTTTGCGGTACGGGCCGGTGCTTTAGCCGCTCAGGGTTCGATTATTTTACTCTGCGATGCTGATCTGGCAGTACCGATTGAAGAATGGTCGCGGTTGCGGGCTGCAATTGAGGCCGGTTATCCGATCGCAATTGGCTCGCGTGAAGGTCTCGGAGCATCGCGTGAAGGTGAACCGTGGTATCGTCACGTAATGGGCCGAGTGTTTAACTGGATTACCCAGATGATTGCCCTACGAGGGATTAACGATACCCAATGCGGCTTCAAAGCATTGCGTCGTGACGTAGCCCGTGATCTCTTTACACGGATGCGCATTTACGGCGATGACGCCCCGGTGGTCCGTGGTCCGGCCGTCACTGCCTACGATGTCGAATTGCTGTTTCTTGCCCGACGGCGTGGCTATCCGATTGCTGAGATTCCGGTTATTTGGCGCTATGGCGCCGAAACAAAGGTGAACCCATTACGCGATTCGTGGCGTAATCTGCGCGATGTGCTGCGAGTCCGCCTCAACGATCTTTGTGGACGTTATAATACGACTTCAGCCCCGGTCGAGGAGATTGCACCGTGA
- a CDS encoding YhbY family RNA-binding protein: MKPAQRAYLRRLAHPLPVTVMIGKHGLTENVLSKIEQELDAHELIKMRFLDYKDLKQPLLEAIVATTGAELVATIGHTAILYRQHSDPAQRKIVL, from the coding sequence ATGAAACCCGCTCAACGTGCGTATTTACGTCGGCTCGCCCATCCGTTGCCGGTGACGGTTATGATCGGTAAACATGGGCTGACCGAAAATGTGCTCTCGAAGATTGAACAAGAACTCGATGCTCACGAATTGATCAAGATGCGCTTCCTTGATTACAAAGATCTGAAACAGCCGTTGTTAGAGGCGATTGTAGCGACAACAGGTGCTGAATTGGTGGCAACGATTGGTCATACTGCCATTCTCTATCGCCAGCATAGCGACCCGGCACAGAGGAAGATTGTGCTATGA
- a CDS encoding flavin reductase family protein produces the protein MTIDPREYRATIGLFATGVTVITADDGKQVRGMTANSLTSVSLDPLLLLVCVDRKARMAPVISAATHFAVNILRTDQEAIARHFAGRLQPDLEILFTELAGAPVLHDSLAALVCRRDRILDGGDHVIVLGQVVALRRSSKGEPLLYFAGSYRQLAEPSPTLAAAD, from the coding sequence ATGACGATTGATCCACGTGAGTATCGAGCAACTATCGGTCTCTTTGCCACCGGCGTCACCGTTATTACGGCAGATGATGGTAAACAGGTGCGCGGGATGACGGCTAATTCCTTGACATCGGTTTCCCTCGATCCACTGCTCTTGTTGGTTTGCGTTGACCGTAAGGCACGGATGGCTCCGGTGATTAGTGCAGCAACGCACTTTGCCGTCAATATTCTGCGGACCGATCAGGAAGCGATAGCACGTCATTTTGCCGGGCGTCTACAGCCCGATCTAGAAATCCTATTTACCGAGCTGGCCGGGGCGCCGGTGTTGCACGATAGTCTGGCCGCACTTGTATGCCGACGTGATCGGATTCTTGATGGTGGTGATCATGTAATCGTTCTTGGTCAGGTCGTTGCGCTCAGACGTTCCTCCAAAGGGGAGCCATTGCTCTATTTTGCCGGCTCATACCGTCAATTAGCAGAGCCGTCGCCAACATTGGCAGCAGCCGATTAG